The genomic segment TCGACAATCTGGACCAGTCGATAGGTTTTTACTCCGCGCTTTTCGGCGCTGAACCGAGCGTGACCAAGTCCGACTATGCCAAATGGATGCTGGAGGACCCCCGCGTCAATTTCGCCATTTCCTGCAAGGAAGGCGCCGCCAAGGGCGTGGAGCATCTGGGTATCCAGGTCGAGGATGGGGCGGAACTGGCCGACGTCTATGGTCGGTTGAAGGTCGCGGGCGGGCCCGTGCTGGAAGAAGGCGCGACGACCTGCTGCTATGCCAAATCGGAAAAAAGCTGGATCGCCGATCCCGATGGCGTCGTGTGGGAAGCGTTCCTGACCCAAGGCGAGTCCACCGTCTATGGCGACAGCCCCGATTTCGACCAACTCAGCGGCGACAATGCCGCCGCCACCGCCTGCTGCGCCCCCAAGGTCGAGGCGGCACCGAAGGGCTGCTGCTGAGCCATGGCTGCATTACGGCGGCCGTTGGCGGCGGAGGCTTTGGGATCTTTCTTTCTGTTCGCGACCGTGGTCGGCTCGGGCATCATGGCCGAGCGGCTGTCGGGCGGCAATGTCGCCGTGGCGCTGCTGGGAAACAGCGTCGCGACCGGCGCGATGCTCTATGTGTTGATCACCATGCTCGGGCCGATATCGGGCGCGCATTTCAATCCGGCGGTTACGCTGGTCATGTGGCTGCGCAAGGAACTGCAGGCAAAGGCAGCGCTGGCCTATATGCTGGTGCAGGTGGCGGGCGGCATATTGGGCGTCTGGATGACGCATCTGATGTTTGATGACGCCGTCGTGCAATTTTCGGACAAGGTCCGCACCGGTCTGGGCCAGTGGACAGGCGAGTTTATTGCGACCTTCGGGTTGGTCCTGACCATATTGGGAACGCTGCGCACCCGCCCGCAGGCCGTGCCGGTCAGCGTCGCGCTCTACATCACCGCCGCCTATTGGTTCACTTCGTCCACCAGCTTCGCCAACCCCGCAATCACCGTGGCGCGCAGCCTGAGCAACAGCTTTGCCGGCATCGCGCCTGCCGATGTCGCGCCATTTATTGCCGCGCAACTGCTGGGGGCATTCGCCGCGCTATTGGTTGCAAAGCAGATGCTGGAGCCTTCCGATTTGGAACAGTGATCATTTTACGCTTTCACCTCAATTGACGTCGGCCGAAGTCCGTGCAATCTCTCGTCCGGGAAGAGGAGAGAAACATGGCTGCAAAAGCTGACAAGGGGCCTGAAAAAAAGACAGGCGCGAAGAAGCCTAAAAAGGGTGCACCTTTTAG from the Sphingorhabdus lacus genome contains:
- a CDS encoding ArsI/CadI family heavy metal resistance metalloenzyme, whose amino-acid sequence is MKRLHVHVGVDNLDQSIGFYSALFGAEPSVTKSDYAKWMLEDPRVNFAISCKEGAAKGVEHLGIQVEDGAELADVYGRLKVAGGPVLEEGATTCCYAKSEKSWIADPDGVVWEAFLTQGESTVYGDSPDFDQLSGDNAAATACCAPKVEAAPKGCC
- a CDS encoding aquaporin, with amino-acid sequence MAALRRPLAAEALGSFFLFATVVGSGIMAERLSGGNVAVALLGNSVATGAMLYVLITMLGPISGAHFNPAVTLVMWLRKELQAKAALAYMLVQVAGGILGVWMTHLMFDDAVVQFSDKVRTGLGQWTGEFIATFGLVLTILGTLRTRPQAVPVSVALYITAAYWFTSSTSFANPAITVARSLSNSFAGIAPADVAPFIAAQLLGAFAALLVAKQMLEPSDLEQ